A genome region from Maylandia zebra isolate NMK-2024a linkage group LG6, Mzebra_GT3a, whole genome shotgun sequence includes the following:
- the LOC101465167 gene encoding perilipin-2 has protein sequence MTVNTNQKAPSAAARLANLPVVRSACARLSVLYTGTKSRHPGLKSACEVLESSVTAVGRAACYRASPVIVKLEPQISYANDVACKSLDWLEASFSVIVSSTEQIVIPAKTKMNEIQAGMSIAANQTIDWVMRRMNDGINQSPLKTVVGMTTVGLDTALSLSEALVDQMLPPTQEEEARLMQGFEVVMLRGHYPERLCSLTAKMCRRLYHEAGSKIQAVQEVMRSSPGPSALVQNLQTSWLSVQRLPQYLQNQAFSGFFFVIQMYNLNSLPTQKKQSNQGRGYLRTSMPQRGVAQKGRATKRSGFDS, from the exons ATGACTGTAAACACCAACCAG AAAGCACCCAGTGCAGCTGCCAGGCTGGCGAATCTGCCCGTCGTTCGTTCGGCTTGTGCCAGACTATCGGTCTTGTACACGGGCACAAAATCCAGGCATCCCGGCCTGAAGTCTGCGTGTGAAGTGCTGGAGAGCAGCGTGACAGCTGTAGGCAGAGCAGCCTGTTACAGAGCGTCACCTGTCATTGTTAAACTGGAGCCCCAGA TTTCCTATGCAAATGATGTTGCCTGCAAGAGTCTCGACTGGCTGGAGGCTTCATTCTCTGTAATTGTGTCATCCACAGAACAG ATTGTTATCCCTGCCAAAACCAAAATGAATGAGATTCAGGCTGGGATGAGCATTGCAGCCAATCAAACCATTGACTGGGTGATGAGGAGGATGAATGATGGCATTAACCAATCACCTCTGAAGACGGTCGTTGGTATGACAACTGTGGGACTGGACACAGCTCTGAGCTTGTCAGAGGCTCTGGTGGACCAAATGCTTCCCCCAACACAAGAAG AAGAAGCTCGCTTGATGCAAGGTTTTGAAGTGGTCATGCTCAGGGGCCATTACCCTGAGCGACTGTGCTCACTCACTGCTAAAATGTGTAGAAGGCTTTACCATGAAGCTGGGTCCAAGATTCAAGCTGTTCAG GAGGTAATGAGGAGTTCACCTGGGCCTTCAGCTCTGGTTCAGAACTTGCAGACCAGCTGGCTGAGTGTCCAACGGCTGCCTCAGTACCTGCAGAATCAGGCGTTCTCTGGGTTTTTCTTCGTCATTCAGATGTACAACTTAAACTCCTTGCCAACCCAGAAGAAGCAATCTAATCAAGGCAGAGGTTATCTTCGTACCTCCATGCCTCAAAGGGGTGTAGCCCAGAAGGGGAGGGCTACCAAGAGGTCTGGATTTGACAGCTAA